In a genomic window of Hypanus sabinus isolate sHypSab1 unplaced genomic scaffold, sHypSab1.hap1 H_1, whole genome shotgun sequence:
- the LOC132386049 gene encoding NLR family CARD domain-containing protein 3-like isoform X2, protein MANWDDFRLFQLTTTYRDRLQHAVEGAVHEVSLALMSEDQFTALEQQTVADLSGKGYRAESSELLLNLVMEKGSQARRVMWACFPKLWNRDPKLVKILEEICEPGPIPYADWDLAKGTLDFPTELTGAVQRHRETLRAANARVDATVVLRNGSVKVLQLAGRFAELAVASTPRHRRLAEHELLAGGRELEQLADGPSPGELRKIRADQLFTSGDPLGSSQPGRSAALAGVSGIGKTTVVRKFVLDWASGRMCQHFQFVFSFKFQDLNSINCAISLRDLLLDHYPYLRNVLAVLWRNAARLLFIFDGLDEFKDGIAFPDSQGGAEPPHECTDPDFRCKVSDIVSGLIRRKLLPGCSVLVTSRPSALRSLERAGISVWAEILGFVGEERKEYLARHFEDQAVAAAVLKHVQENEVLYTMSYNPSYCTILALALGPFFARPDGDPQSVPKTVTQLYSRYLYDVLKRHGRETESPRDVLLRAGQMAFRGLAEGNFVFTEEDLFRHSLQFSQFLSGFLKELLGRGGARDAVHAFPHLTVQEFVAALAQFLTSDPVALLEHLAEAQGAADGRYEMFLRFLAGLASAGPAGPLLELLGAFPNQATSQVADWVREEAARRVAGDGKGCLLRALHYLFESQDGRLAQGALGSAEALSLRRQRLTRSDCAVLSHAVGHCEAVKHLDLRSCGLRCETLDLLAPGLHRCQELGLGNNHLGDSGMKLVAAALSNADCKIQKLR, encoded by the exons ATGGCGAATTGGGACGACTTCAGGTTGTTCCAGCTGACAACGACTTACCGGGATCGGCTGCAGCACGCGGTGGAAGGAGCGGTGCATGAGGTCAGCTTGGCACTAATGAGCGAGGACCAGTTCACTGCGCTCGAGCAGCAG ACAGTTGCCGACCTCTCGGGAAAGGGCTACAGAGCGGAGAGCTCGGAGCTGCTCCTCAACCTGGTCATGGAGAAGGGGTCCCAggcccggagggtgatgtgggcgTGCTTCCCGAAGCTCTGGAACCGGGATCCAAAGTTGGTGAAAATACTGGAAGAAATATGTGAACCGG GTCCCATACCTTATGCCGACTGGGATTTGGCCAAGGGGACGCTGGACTTCCCCACTGAGCTCACAG GCGCAGTGCAGAGGCACAGAGAGACGCTCCGAGCGGCGAACGCGAGGGTGGACGCCACCGTCGTCCTCCGGAACGGCAGCGTGAAGGTCCTCCAGCTGGCCGGCCGGTTCGCCGAGCTCGCGGTCGCCTCCACGCCGCGGCACCGGCGGCTCGCCGAGCACGAGCTCCTGGCGGGGGGGCGGGAGCTCGAGCAGCTGGCCGACGGGCCGAGCCCCGGGGAGCTGCGGAAGATCCGGGCGGACCAGCTGTTCACGAGCGGCGACCCCCTCGGCAGCTCCCAGCCCGGCAGGTCGGCGGCGCTGGCCGGAGTCTCCGGCATCGGGAAGACCACGGTGGTGCGGAAGTTTGTCTTGGACTGGGCGTCGGGGAGAATGTGCCAGCACTTCCAGTtcgtcttcagtttcaaattccaggaCTTAAATTCAATTAACTGCGCCATATCCCTGCGGGACCTGCTGCTGGATCATTATCCGTACTTGCGGAATGTCCTGGCGGTACTCTGGAGGAACGCGGCGAGGCTGCTGTTTATATTTGACGGCCTGGATGAATTCAAGGACGGAATCGCTTTCCCCGACAGTCAGGGGGGTGCAGAACCTCCGCACGAATGCACAGATCCCGACTTCCGGTGCAAGGTGTCGGACATTGTGTCCGGTTTAATCCGGCGCAAGCTGCTCCCGGGGTGTTCGGTGCTGGTGACCTCCCGCCCCTCCGCCTTACGTTCACTGGAAAGGGCGGGCATCAgcgtctgggctgaaatcctgggctTTGTCGGTGAGGAGCGGAAGGAGTATCTGGCgaggcattttgaagatcaggCGGTGGCGGCAGCCGTGCTCAAACACGTGCAGGAGAACGAggtcctgtacaccatgagctacaacccctcctactgtacgatcctcgctctggcactgggccccttcttcgcACGACCAGACGGGGACCCGCAGAGCGTTCCCAAGACCGTCACCCAGCTGTACTCCCGCTACCTTTACGACGTGCTGAAAAGGCACGGCCGGGAGACGGAGAGCCCCCGCGATGTGCTGCTGCGGGCGggccagatggccttcagaggactGGCCGAGGGGAACTTTGTTTTCACGGAGGAGGATCTGTTCAGGCACAGCCTGCAGttctcccagttcctgtccggctTCCTGAAGGAGCTGCTGGGGAGGGGGGGCGCCCGCGACGCGGTGCACGCGTTCCCCCACCTGACCGTCCAGGAGTTTGTGGCCGCCCTGGCGCAGTTCCTCACCTCGGACCCCGTCGCCCTGCTGGAGCACCTGGCCGAAGCCCAGGGCGCGGCGGACGGGCGGTACGAGATGTTCCTCCGCTTCCTGGCCGGACTCGCCTCCGCCGGGCCGGCGGGCCCCCTGCTGGAGCTCCTGGGCGCCTTCCCCAACCAGGCGACCTCCCAGGTGGCggactgggtgagggaggaggcggCCCGCCGGGTGGCCGGGGACGGCAAAGGGTGCCTGCTGAGGGCGTTGCACTACCTGTTCGAGTCGCAGGACGGCCGGCTGGCCCAGGGCGCCCTGGGCTCCGCGGAGGCGCTCTCGCTTCGAAGGCAGCGGCTGACGCGCAGCGACTGCGCCGTGCTGTCCCACGCCGTCGGCCACTGCGAGGCCGTGAAGCACCTGGACCTTCGGAGCTGCGGCCTCCGGTGCGAGACGCTCGATCTACTGGCGCCCGGGCTGCACCGATGTCAGGAGCTGGG GCTCGGGAACAATCACCTGGGAGACTCAGGAATGAAGCTTGTGGCTGCGGCCCTGAGCAACGCGGACTGTAAGATACAGAAACTGCGGTAA